A genomic window from Chlorobium phaeobacteroides DSM 266 includes:
- a CDS encoding translocation/assembly module TamB domain-containing protein, whose protein sequence is MEKSKKVFIGFLALLSAGVLLLSIVAAIVLNSGFLDRFAKDLAVKLFNEEFYGHLELQKVKLNFPNKVTILSPRIYEPDEDLPALSADKVTLRFNFLTILKPKIDKLSFRKIKVDSLLINVIERENGKRNIDLIFTSRKPDSTDAPIESFFSKVVTLRNSSLNYSRTLPNETPLALTVQNISLDLNSLRLKIKKKEFGGTIEALALDIPQHSFRLKQGSGQFFVSEKRADIIALKATSDKSNAELSLSLDKFNIFDPDQKKLLLAGKSFLDIQALNIHTRDLNMIYPDIALPEGVYSLKGDARSQSNTIEIIKGVLAHNKSHLAVKGKLLNVQNKNAFGYQLEIDSSKIDPDFFQAFFSDKNQKELIARIGAISFIGKAHGNLKELSTDVHILTKAGNASIKGEAAGEPGKQIKGKGAFSLEKTLPHLFTGTTTAKSMLNATGNFDGIVNGSELAELHIESDLKDSFWQQQALKQGTLSLDYSRELVRAKAILQNGMESIDVSGQISWKGGSADYQAEGKVARLNLAKSLASNDFVTDLNGVFALKGSGFDPASLNAALTARFSPSSINNFRLRDKSELSAAVEQHAASSTVTLKSDFLDLAVQGNQSFKELLGAIELAGSGISGEIRTQSLWSSRPAGPRSDAFLSLKKPFTVSYRILVKDMEPLSPLLPFRDLALQGSAEGQFFYENGRCALTSSLDLGSLAYGKAVALKKLSATAAMECSGNGIPKAAIKGKAASLVFSGQTSNNLVFDATYSTGRLTASIDAGRFENDREFSTAFSLQRTGSAYDLGFTKLAIGKGKNRWQTQGGSHIKIEKMAVQFNRFTIANGNQHLVLNGELSNSRPGSFQCNLSHLDLAALGELSEKRLPSGMSGTIDASLTISGNPNTKTSTLSINGKSVGFDKIPLGNVQSNIRHAGNKLSFDYKSFITEPVNKGNTTPSVNTIAGSGTMPLVLAYYPFELRIPQEQKIQASFRSDNLSARFLKVVLPFVEDAAGIMPTTLTVEGTTSRPEIYLLSRLRDTQIKLEATQVTYLLNGDIQVTPRQLELRDLRIADLQNGTGSLNGLLKIENLKPKTITLGANLSKLLLFHKKDTRDEKPFGTIIGSTRNLLLNGDISSPVVEGDITINSADFTMYRPGANESAKYIGVEKFIEFVPRYPSQQSMVAQTDLDSDPVGFNYSLIDILQLKDLKIRSAEQLKFRVIFDRTRGEELEAAISGMQLMVNKSQQRYRLFGSVALSDGKYRFSNTNFDLEDGGKIVWNNVGIHEGIMQNLYGTKYISALSPETGDRDNVKLLLAISGTISEPNVEMGYYLNDQMQPFSSKNLIGGKPSQIDPNAELNVISMLLTSQWYAPQGSSGLSKNLAVSSVGLSTGSGLISSQLSRLVQNVAGFESFNVNLGMNSKGEISGIDLYMAVNVPGTNGKVRIIGEGSSHDVKNKPLFNYYGTSQKVEYRVSPKVYIEAYRSYGQTENEAANTNLQSPTETWGASISYRERFHTWDSFWKRIIPSSNKKK, encoded by the coding sequence GTGGAAAAGAGTAAAAAAGTCTTTATCGGATTTCTGGCGCTGCTGTCGGCGGGCGTTCTTCTCCTGTCGATTGTTGCCGCAATTGTCCTGAACAGCGGATTCCTTGACCGGTTCGCGAAGGATCTTGCCGTAAAGCTTTTCAATGAAGAGTTTTACGGACACCTTGAGCTACAGAAAGTCAAGCTTAATTTCCCCAACAAAGTAACTATTCTCAGTCCGCGCATCTATGAACCGGATGAAGACTTGCCGGCCCTCTCTGCTGACAAGGTCACCCTGCGCTTTAATTTTCTGACTATTCTCAAACCGAAAATCGATAAACTTTCTTTCAGAAAAATTAAAGTAGACAGCCTGCTGATAAACGTTATTGAAAGGGAAAACGGCAAACGGAACATCGATCTCATATTCACCTCCCGCAAACCTGATTCGACCGATGCACCCATCGAGAGTTTTTTCAGCAAAGTCGTTACCCTCAGAAACAGCTCGCTGAACTATTCCAGAACCCTGCCGAATGAGACACCGCTTGCGTTAACTGTTCAGAACATCTCTCTGGACCTTAACTCGCTCAGACTGAAAATAAAGAAAAAAGAGTTTGGAGGAACGATTGAAGCCCTGGCACTCGACATTCCTCAGCACAGCTTCCGCCTGAAACAGGGATCCGGTCAGTTTTTCGTTTCCGAAAAACGCGCGGATATCATCGCTCTGAAAGCGACGAGCGACAAAAGCAATGCGGAACTCTCCCTCTCTTTGGACAAGTTCAATATTTTCGATCCCGATCAGAAAAAACTCCTGCTTGCCGGCAAGTCTTTTCTTGATATTCAGGCACTCAATATCCACACCCGGGATCTGAACATGATCTATCCGGATATCGCTCTTCCTGAAGGTGTTTACAGTCTGAAGGGCGATGCAAGAAGTCAGTCCAATACCATTGAAATTATCAAGGGCGTACTTGCGCACAACAAAAGCCATCTGGCCGTGAAAGGCAAATTGCTCAATGTGCAGAACAAAAATGCGTTTGGCTACCAGCTTGAAATAGACAGTTCGAAAATCGATCCTGATTTTTTTCAGGCATTTTTTTCAGACAAGAATCAAAAAGAGCTGATCGCCCGAATCGGTGCAATCTCTTTTATCGGTAAGGCCCATGGCAATCTCAAAGAACTTTCGACAGATGTCCATATTCTTACCAAAGCAGGAAACGCCTCCATAAAAGGAGAAGCTGCAGGAGAACCCGGAAAGCAGATCAAGGGAAAGGGTGCATTTTCGCTCGAAAAGACTCTGCCACATCTTTTCACCGGTACAACAACCGCAAAAAGCATGCTTAATGCAACAGGGAACTTTGATGGTATCGTCAATGGTTCCGAGCTGGCAGAGCTGCATATAGAAAGCGACCTGAAGGACTCGTTCTGGCAGCAACAGGCTTTGAAGCAGGGAACCCTTTCTCTTGATTACAGCAGGGAGCTTGTACGAGCAAAAGCCATCCTGCAAAATGGTATGGAAAGCATCGATGTCAGTGGGCAGATAAGCTGGAAAGGTGGCAGTGCCGATTACCAGGCTGAAGGGAAGGTCGCAAGGCTGAATCTCGCCAAATCACTTGCTTCAAACGATTTCGTCACCGACCTGAATGGCGTGTTTGCCCTCAAGGGATCAGGCTTTGATCCGGCATCGCTGAATGCCGCATTAACCGCCAGGTTTTCTCCCTCCTCGATCAACAATTTCCGACTCAGAGATAAATCCGAACTTTCGGCAGCAGTTGAACAGCATGCTGCTTCATCAACAGTCACTCTGAAGAGTGATTTTCTTGATCTTGCTGTCCAGGGCAACCAGTCCTTCAAAGAGCTGCTTGGTGCGATTGAACTTGCCGGATCGGGTATTTCAGGCGAGATTCGAACACAGAGTCTCTGGAGCAGCCGGCCGGCCGGACCCCGAAGCGATGCGTTCCTTAGCCTGAAAAAACCATTTACGGTCTCTTACCGGATTCTTGTAAAAGATATGGAACCTCTATCACCACTGCTTCCGTTCAGGGATCTTGCATTACAGGGGAGCGCTGAGGGTCAGTTTTTCTATGAGAATGGACGCTGCGCTCTTACCTCATCGCTGGATCTCGGTTCACTGGCGTACGGTAAAGCCGTTGCACTGAAAAAGCTCTCCGCAACAGCGGCAATGGAATGCAGCGGAAACGGGATACCTAAAGCTGCTATCAAGGGAAAAGCAGCCTCTCTCGTTTTTTCCGGTCAAACATCAAACAATCTCGTTTTTGATGCGACCTATTCCACTGGACGCCTTACCGCATCAATCGATGCCGGTCGATTTGAAAACGACAGGGAATTTTCTACAGCTTTTTCCCTGCAGCGAACCGGATCAGCCTATGACCTCGGTTTCACGAAGCTCGCTATCGGAAAGGGGAAAAATCGCTGGCAGACACAGGGCGGTTCTCATATCAAAATCGAAAAAATGGCCGTACAGTTCAACCGATTTACCATAGCCAATGGAAATCAGCATCTTGTGCTTAATGGTGAATTGAGTAATTCCCGGCCAGGAAGTTTTCAATGCAACCTTTCGCATCTTGACCTTGCCGCACTCGGCGAGCTTTCGGAAAAACGTCTTCCATCCGGCATGTCGGGCACCATCGATGCATCCCTGACCATCAGTGGCAACCCAAACACGAAAACAAGCACCCTCAGCATCAATGGAAAATCGGTTGGTTTCGACAAAATTCCACTGGGAAACGTGCAGAGCAACATTCGTCACGCCGGCAATAAACTGAGTTTCGATTACAAGAGTTTTATCACTGAACCGGTAAACAAGGGGAATACCACCCCTTCAGTCAATACCATTGCAGGCAGCGGAACAATGCCGCTTGTACTTGCGTATTACCCTTTTGAACTGCGAATACCACAGGAGCAGAAAATACAGGCATCATTCCGATCCGACAATCTTTCGGCACGATTTCTTAAAGTAGTGCTGCCTTTTGTAGAAGATGCCGCAGGAATTATGCCGACAACGCTCACCGTTGAGGGAACGACATCCCGACCGGAGATCTACCTGTTAAGCCGACTCCGTGATACACAGATTAAACTTGAAGCAACCCAGGTAACCTATCTTCTTAACGGAGATATTCAGGTAACCCCCAGGCAACTTGAACTGAGAGATCTGCGCATTGCCGACCTGCAGAACGGTACCGGAAGCCTGAACGGTCTGCTGAAAATTGAAAATCTAAAGCCGAAAACCATTACTCTCGGAGCTAACCTCTCGAAACTTCTGCTGTTTCATAAAAAGGACACCAGGGATGAAAAGCCTTTTGGCACCATTATCGGATCGACAAGAAATCTCCTTTTGAATGGCGATATTTCTTCTCCCGTTGTTGAAGGAGATATCACTATCAATTCGGCTGATTTTACAATGTACCGGCCGGGCGCCAATGAGAGCGCAAAATATATAGGCGTCGAGAAATTTATTGAATTCGTACCCCGGTATCCTTCACAACAGTCCATGGTTGCACAAACTGATCTCGACAGCGACCCTGTCGGGTTCAATTACTCGCTTATCGACATACTGCAACTGAAGGATCTGAAAATCAGAAGCGCCGAACAGTTGAAATTCCGGGTTATTTTTGACCGAACGAGGGGTGAAGAACTTGAAGCCGCCATAAGCGGCATGCAGCTTATGGTCAATAAAAGCCAGCAGCGCTACCGCCTGTTCGGTTCGGTTGCGCTCAGCGACGGCAAATATCGATTTTCCAATACCAATTTCGATCTTGAAGATGGCGGAAAAATCGTCTGGAACAACGTCGGCATCCATGAAGGGATCATGCAGAATCTCTATGGCACCAAGTATATCAGCGCCCTTTCGCCGGAGACCGGTGATCGGGATAATGTCAAGCTGCTCCTTGCCATCAGTGGCACCATCAGCGAACCAAATGTCGAGATGGGCTATTATCTGAACGATCAGATGCAACCGTTCTCCTCGAAAAATCTGATTGGCGGCAAACCAAGCCAGATCGACCCGAATGCGGAACTCAACGTCATATCCATGCTGCTCACCAGTCAGTGGTACGCTCCGCAGGGAAGCTCCGGCTTAAGCAAAAACCTCGCTGTTTCAAGCGTAGGTCTTTCGACAGGCAGCGGTCTTATTTCCTCGCAATTGTCACGCCTGGTACAGAACGTAGCCGGCTTTGAAAGCTTCAATGTCAATCTTGGCATGAACAGCAAAGGAGAGATCAGCGGCATCGATCTTTACATGGCAGTGAATGTTCCGGGCACTAATGGAAAAGTACGCATTATCGGAGAGGGAAGTTCTCACGACGTCAAAAACAAGCCCCTCTTTAATTATTACGGAACATCACAGAAGGTCGAATATCGGGTTTCCCCGAAAGTCTATATCGAAGCCTATCGATCTTACGGCCAAACCGAAAACGAGGCCGCAAACACCAATCTGCAAAGCCCTACTGAAACATGGGGCGCGAGCATCTCCTACAGAGAACGTTTTCACACCTGGGACAGTTTCTGGAAACGAATTATCCCTTCATCCAACAAAAAGAAATAA
- the rfaE2 gene encoding D-glycero-beta-D-manno-heptose 1-phosphate adenylyltransferase produces MNSKLLTRAKAKEQVIAWQSSGKKVVFSNGCFDILHAGHVQYLSRARQLGDILLIGLNSDASIQRIKGPLRPVCAEQDRAAVLSALQMVDAITLFDEDTPEALIEALLPDILVKGADWDIERIAGAKAVLQSGGKVLTLPILEGRSTTGIIEKVIQIYGKHTPRGKE; encoded by the coding sequence ATGAATAGCAAACTACTAACCCGTGCAAAGGCGAAAGAACAAGTCATCGCATGGCAATCTTCAGGAAAAAAAGTGGTGTTTTCGAACGGTTGTTTTGACATTCTGCATGCAGGTCACGTTCAGTATCTCTCAAGAGCCCGTCAGCTTGGCGATATCCTGCTGATAGGGCTCAACAGTGACGCTTCGATACAACGCATTAAAGGGCCGCTACGGCCTGTATGCGCCGAGCAGGATCGCGCTGCCGTACTGTCTGCGCTGCAAATGGTTGATGCCATTACACTCTTTGATGAAGACACTCCGGAGGCGTTGATCGAGGCACTGCTTCCTGATATTCTGGTCAAGGGTGCCGACTGGGATATCGAACGCATTGCTGGAGCAAAGGCAGTTCTTCAGAGTGGGGGAAAGGTGCTTACCCTGCCGATTCTGGAAGGCCGGTCGACAACCGGTATCATTGAGAAGGTCATTCAAATTTACGGCAAACACACTCCTCGTGGAAAAGAGTAA
- the coaBC gene encoding bifunctional phosphopantothenoylcysteine decarboxylase/phosphopantothenate--cysteine ligase CoaBC has product MLRGKNIIIAICGGIAAYKIPVLVRLLKKGGANVKVVLTASAARFVSELTLATVSQEQVYCSLFPPVERENVDYTRHISLGEWADIFVVAPATANTIAKLAAGLCDDMLSACFLTLRPNKPVLLFPAMDGEMFTSSSVQRNLAMLLADGARIINPDSGELASGQCGLGRMPEPEAIAALIEEELLKSCNKHSSLQGKSVVITAGPTREKIDDVRFISNYSSGKMGFAIARAAAERGAKVTLLAGPVSLITPPLVERVDVESAKEMYDAARQLFETCDVFVSAAAVADYRPDSPFQGKLKKNGEELSLTLRKNPDILAEFSKQKSPSQIAVGFALECEDGLKNAIKKRIEKKLDLIALNFYDGKSSGFEVETNMLTLIGSDDTATVLPLLSKPDAANRLLEAVEKLIQPDS; this is encoded by the coding sequence ATGTTGAGAGGAAAAAATATCATCATAGCCATATGCGGCGGTATAGCAGCTTATAAAATCCCTGTACTGGTACGTCTTCTTAAAAAAGGTGGCGCAAATGTCAAAGTCGTACTGACGGCCTCAGCAGCCAGATTTGTCAGCGAACTTACCCTCGCCACGGTTTCACAGGAACAGGTTTATTGCTCTCTCTTTCCTCCTGTAGAAAGGGAAAACGTTGATTACACCCGGCATATCTCGCTCGGAGAATGGGCTGATATCTTTGTCGTAGCGCCTGCAACAGCAAACACAATCGCAAAACTGGCCGCAGGCCTTTGTGATGACATGCTGTCCGCTTGTTTTCTGACTTTACGTCCAAATAAACCGGTGCTTTTGTTTCCGGCAATGGATGGAGAGATGTTCACCTCCTCATCGGTGCAGAGAAATCTTGCCATGCTTCTTGCAGATGGCGCTCGTATCATTAATCCGGATAGCGGTGAACTTGCTTCCGGTCAGTGTGGACTCGGAAGAATGCCTGAACCCGAAGCAATCGCTGCGTTGATTGAAGAGGAGTTGCTGAAATCCTGCAACAAGCACTCTTCGCTTCAGGGAAAAAGCGTGGTAATTACGGCAGGCCCGACCAGAGAAAAAATTGACGACGTTCGATTTATTTCCAACTACTCATCGGGCAAAATGGGTTTTGCCATTGCCAGAGCGGCTGCAGAGCGAGGAGCGAAGGTTACGCTTCTGGCTGGCCCGGTATCACTCATCACCCCTCCTCTGGTAGAACGTGTTGACGTTGAAAGCGCAAAAGAGATGTACGATGCTGCCCGTCAACTCTTCGAAACCTGTGATGTTTTTGTATCAGCCGCCGCTGTTGCCGATTATCGACCGGATTCGCCCTTTCAGGGCAAACTGAAAAAAAACGGAGAGGAACTCTCCTTGACACTCAGGAAAAACCCGGATATTCTTGCGGAATTCAGCAAACAGAAATCGCCATCGCAGATTGCTGTTGGTTTTGCTCTTGAATGTGAGGATGGTCTGAAAAACGCCATAAAAAAACGGATAGAAAAAAAACTCGACCTTATTGCATTGAATTTCTATGACGGAAAGAGTTCGGGTTTTGAAGTAGAAACCAATATGCTTACACTGATAGGAAGCGATGATACAGCAACGGTCCTGCCTCTTTTGTCGAAACCGGATGCGGCAAACCGTCTTTTGGAAGCTGTAGAAAAACTCATCCAGCCTGACAGCTAA
- the ptsP gene encoding phosphoenolpyruvate--protein phosphotransferase, with translation MPEQKKNTLKGVLPSKKQSRSNRSDGGNIKPHEATFNGIGTSRGIAIGECYAYEKEQYEHEITSLDNDNIEAEIERFIEAVHRSEKELKKIERVTTRKLGKGYANIFQAQIMMLQDPMLIDSISLRIRSEMIPAHLVIEEEFGHYHEKFKSSDDVVFQERADDFFDIKNRILRNLHVRKMLSWIPEGTIVVSDHFCPGDIILLSRSNVKGFLSDSGGKTSHISLICKSLNIPMVAGLGNFSQNAVSGTQMIIDGSSGTVIIHPEEKTIQLYQEKQKAEKQSNADASLTATLPASTKCGVRINFFSNIDFKEELLGLKETGSEGIGLFRSENLFIDGTKVPGESEQYHYYREMSETVAPQPFVVRLFDIGGDKLIYSPIREPNPNLGWRGIRILIDVPEILENQLRAVIRANALGNINILIPMITSLDEIMTICAMVDRLHAEVIEQTGVAGEKPELGAMIEVPAAVEIIDEITKCVDFISLGTNDLTQYTLAVDRNNVIVQDLFEKFHPAIIRQLHRVIATAQKNHCRVALCGDMGSDPLALPFLIGCGLRKFSVVSADIANLKRFVSRYSVAETEALALECIKLDSAQKIKACLETFQAEH, from the coding sequence ATGCCTGAACAGAAAAAAAACACACTGAAGGGAGTTCTTCCCTCAAAAAAACAGAGCCGTTCAAATCGAAGCGATGGCGGAAATATAAAGCCCCATGAAGCAACGTTCAATGGCATAGGGACTTCACGAGGAATTGCCATCGGTGAATGTTATGCTTATGAAAAGGAACAATATGAGCATGAAATCACCTCTCTCGACAACGATAACATCGAAGCGGAAATCGAGCGGTTTATTGAAGCAGTCCATCGCTCAGAAAAGGAACTGAAAAAAATAGAACGGGTCACGACAAGAAAACTCGGCAAGGGTTATGCGAACATTTTTCAGGCCCAGATCATGATGCTCCAGGACCCGATGCTCATCGACAGCATCAGCCTTCGTATCAGATCAGAAATGATACCAGCACATCTTGTTATTGAAGAGGAGTTCGGACACTATCACGAAAAGTTCAAAAGCTCAGATGATGTTGTTTTTCAGGAGCGGGCTGATGATTTTTTTGATATAAAAAACAGGATTCTCAGAAATCTCCATGTCCGCAAAATGCTCTCGTGGATACCCGAAGGCACCATTGTGGTTTCCGATCACTTCTGCCCCGGAGACATTATTCTGCTCAGCCGGAGCAATGTCAAGGGCTTTCTCAGCGATTCAGGCGGAAAAACTTCTCATATCTCTTTGATCTGTAAATCGCTGAACATCCCTATGGTGGCAGGGCTCGGCAATTTTTCACAGAATGCTGTTTCAGGCACACAGATGATTATTGACGGGAGTTCCGGTACCGTTATCATCCATCCCGAAGAAAAAACCATTCAGCTCTATCAGGAAAAACAGAAAGCGGAAAAACAGAGCAATGCCGATGCATCTCTCACGGCAACGCTCCCGGCCAGTACAAAATGCGGCGTAAGAATAAACTTTTTTTCAAACATCGATTTCAAGGAAGAACTCCTGGGGCTCAAAGAAACAGGATCAGAAGGTATAGGGCTTTTCAGGAGTGAAAATCTTTTTATTGACGGAACAAAGGTACCTGGGGAATCGGAACAGTACCACTATTACCGGGAAATGTCGGAAACAGTTGCTCCGCAGCCCTTTGTTGTCCGACTGTTTGATATAGGGGGCGATAAACTTATTTATTCACCAATCAGGGAGCCGAACCCCAATCTTGGATGGAGAGGAATAAGAATTCTCATTGATGTACCTGAAATTCTCGAAAATCAGCTCAGAGCGGTTATCAGGGCAAACGCCCTCGGCAACATCAATATTCTTATACCGATGATCACCTCTCTCGACGAGATCATGACCATTTGCGCCATGGTTGACAGACTGCATGCCGAGGTCATTGAGCAAACTGGCGTCGCCGGCGAAAAACCTGAACTCGGCGCAATGATCGAGGTGCCTGCGGCAGTCGAGATTATCGACGAGATTACGAAATGCGTAGATTTTATCAGTCTCGGCACCAATGATCTTACACAGTATACCCTTGCCGTTGACCGCAACAACGTCATTGTTCAGGATCTCTTTGAAAAATTTCACCCTGCCATTATCCGGCAGCTTCACAGAGTAATTGCAACCGCCCAGAAAAATCACTGCCGTGTCGCGCTGTGCGGCGACATGGGTTCAGACCCGCTTGCCCTCCCCTTTCTGATAGGGTGCGGCTTGAGAAAGTTCAGTGTTGTAAGTGCTGATATTGCGAATCTTAAACGGTTCGTATCGCGCTACAGCGTTGCTGAAACAGAGGCGCTGGCGCTTGAATGCATCAAACTCGATTCGGCACAAAAAATAAAAGCCTGCCTTGAAACATTTCAGGCCGAACACTAA
- a CDS encoding uracil-DNA glycosylase, which translates to MHPFLFSDHDDTLPSVQSEAGAPFRDLIGLSLAVKSCTKCRLSASRKNVVFGEGDPRAALVVIGEAPGADEDSQGRPFVGRSGQLLDKILQAVQFKREEVFICNILKCRPPQNRNPLADEIECCMPWLLLQLELLNPKLILLLGKVAANTILQNSLSMGAMRGRIVKWKAYDCMVTYHPAALLRNPGWKKACWEDVQMMRQHYDKLCSAEAHSRTMVTNNDQA; encoded by the coding sequence ATGCACCCTTTCTTATTCAGCGATCATGACGACACGCTGCCTTCAGTTCAGTCTGAGGCTGGAGCTCCATTCAGAGATCTGATCGGCCTCTCTCTGGCGGTTAAATCGTGCACTAAATGCCGGCTCTCCGCTTCAAGAAAAAACGTTGTATTCGGTGAAGGAGATCCCCGCGCCGCCCTTGTGGTCATCGGAGAAGCACCCGGTGCGGATGAGGACAGCCAAGGCCGCCCGTTCGTTGGCAGATCGGGACAACTGCTCGACAAGATTCTTCAAGCCGTACAGTTCAAGCGTGAGGAAGTTTTTATCTGTAATATTCTCAAATGTCGACCACCTCAAAACCGCAACCCGCTTGCTGATGAAATAGAGTGCTGCATGCCATGGCTGCTCCTGCAGCTTGAACTCCTCAATCCAAAACTGATTCTGCTGCTCGGCAAAGTCGCAGCCAATACCATTTTGCAGAACAGTTTATCGATGGGAGCGATGAGAGGACGAATTGTCAAATGGAAAGCGTACGACTGTATGGTTACCTATCATCCCGCCGCTCTGTTAAGAAATCCCGGTTGGAAAAAAGCCTGCTGGGAGGATGTTCAGATGATGCGTCAGCACTATGATAAACTTTGCTCAGCCGAAGCACATTCAAGAACCATGGTAACAAACAATGATCAAGCCTAA
- the dnaB gene encoding replicative DNA helicase: MIKPKADILDFSKDIDFNLEGRVPPYSTEIEQEVLACVLLEDDPVEQVIQIFGDSAEEVFFERRHRLIFKSMMQLYNKRQAIDLITVSEELLKMNELDNIGGRHYLAELSGKVISAANVEYYARLAKEKYLYRRMISISAKVSGAAYSSSMDIFDLVEHASQQFFNISQAGIKKKASPIKDLVKNGIRMLETLRASQSSITGVGSGFSDLDQFTAGFQSSDMIIIAARPSAGKTAFALALARNAAVDFNTPVLFFSLEMAEVQLAVRLMCAEAYVESQLVRTGRITPEMMSKIINSMDKLNEAKLFIDDTPGISIMELTAKTRRMKQEHNIGMVVVDYLQLVTPVKDGKTNREQEIAQISRSLKALAKELNIPVIALAQLNRSVEQRSGDRRPQLSDLRESGSIEQDADVVMFLSRPEMYNIQTFSDGSSTKNMVEVVIGKQRNGPIGDIRILFLKQYGRFQSAATSYLSNTDEQNGGSANERNLPPEAPALQKTQMSANTFINADDAPF; the protein is encoded by the coding sequence ATGATCAAGCCTAAAGCGGATATACTGGATTTCAGCAAGGACATCGATTTCAACCTCGAAGGCCGTGTTCCCCCCTACTCAACCGAGATTGAACAGGAGGTGCTCGCCTGTGTTCTCCTGGAGGATGATCCTGTTGAACAGGTAATCCAGATCTTCGGCGACAGCGCTGAAGAGGTTTTTTTCGAACGCCGCCACCGTCTGATCTTCAAGTCGATGATGCAGCTTTACAATAAAAGGCAGGCTATCGATCTGATAACCGTGAGCGAGGAACTGCTTAAAATGAATGAGCTGGACAATATCGGCGGCAGACACTACCTTGCCGAACTCTCCGGCAAAGTCATCAGCGCGGCAAATGTCGAATATTATGCACGGCTTGCAAAGGAGAAATATCTCTACCGGCGAATGATTTCGATATCGGCAAAGGTATCGGGAGCCGCATACAGTTCATCAATGGATATTTTTGATCTGGTTGAACATGCATCGCAGCAATTTTTCAATATTTCACAGGCAGGCATCAAAAAGAAAGCATCTCCGATCAAGGATCTGGTAAAAAACGGCATCAGAATGCTTGAAACCCTCAGGGCTTCACAGTCGTCCATTACCGGTGTAGGATCCGGGTTTTCCGATCTCGATCAGTTTACCGCAGGGTTTCAGTCTTCCGACATGATTATCATTGCAGCAAGACCTTCTGCCGGTAAAACCGCATTCGCCCTTGCCCTTGCAAGAAACGCCGCTGTTGATTTCAATACCCCGGTTCTTTTTTTCAGCCTGGAAATGGCCGAGGTTCAGCTTGCCGTCAGGCTCATGTGTGCCGAGGCATATGTTGAATCGCAGCTTGTTCGAACGGGTCGAATCACGCCGGAAATGATGAGCAAAATCATCAACAGTATGGACAAGCTCAATGAAGCAAAACTGTTCATTGACGATACCCCCGGCATTTCGATTATGGAGCTGACCGCAAAAACCCGCAGAATGAAGCAGGAGCACAACATCGGAATGGTTGTTGTTGATTATCTCCAGCTTGTCACACCGGTCAAGGATGGAAAAACAAACCGCGAACAGGAGATCGCACAAATATCCCGATCGCTGAAAGCGCTCGCCAAAGAGCTTAACATTCCGGTTATCGCTCTGGCGCAGTTGAACAGATCCGTTGAACAGCGCTCAGGCGACAGAAGACCTCAGTTGAGCGATCTGAGGGAATCCGGCTCAATTGAACAGGACGCTGACGTTGTCATGTTCCTTTCGAGACCGGAGATGTATAACATTCAGACTTTTTCAGACGGCTCTTCAACCAAGAATATGGTAGAGGTGGTTATCGGCAAGCAGCGAAACGGCCCTATCGGCGATATTCGCATCCTCTTCCTCAAACAATACGGACGCTTCCAATCGGCAGCGACAAGCTATTTGAGCAACACCGATGAGCAGAACGGTGGATCGGCCAACGAACGCAATCTACCCCCTGAAGCACCCGCACTCCAGAAAACCCAAATGAGCGCAAACACCTTCATTAACGCCGACGATGCACCTTTTTAA